CTAATGACTGATAAATCATTCAAAACGTTCGCTTCTATGAGCGATAAAACCTTGACCGAATACATTGGGGCATTTGTAAGGCACCATCGTATGGAGCAGAATAAGACGCAGGATGAGCTGGCAAAAGCCGCCGGTATCAGTCGATCTACCCTGAGTTTGCTGGAGCGTGGTGAAACGGTTACCGTAACTACACTGATCCAGGTGTTGAGGGTTTTAGATCAACTATCCGTGCTGAGTGTTTTTGAAGTCAGGGAAACGGTAAGTCCATTGGCATTGGTAAAGCTGCAAAAGGAAAAACGCCAACGTGCACGAAGTAAATCCGCGAAAGACCAACATAAAGAAGATACAGATTGGTAAACGATGCACGTAGCAGAGGTAAAAATATGGGGGAAGTTAGCAGGTGCCGTAGCATGGGACGCAGACAATGGGTTGGCAACTTTTGAATACGATCCCGGATTCAAGCGATTGGGCTGGGATTTGGCCCCGCTAAAAATGCCTGTTTCTGATCATCGGACTCAGTTTTCATTTCCCGAACTTCGAAAGGATAAAAATACAGCATACGATACCTTCAAAGGTCTGCCGGGTTTGTTGGCCGATGCGCTTCCCGACAAATACGGAAACCAATTAATCAATCTTTGGCTGGCGCAGCAAGGTCGGCCGCAGGATAGCATGAATCCGGTAGAAATGCTCTGCTTCATAGGCACCCGGGGCATGGGTGCCCTGGAGTTTGCGCCTACAGTACTCAAGGAAAATAAAAGAACATTTTCTATTGAAATGGACAGTCTGGTAGCTACAGCACAAAAGATGCTCAACCAACGTGAAGCGTTTACAGCCCATCTCCATCAAGACGAAGAACAGGCTGTGTTGGAGATTTTGAAGATAGGTACATCTGCCGGTGGTGCTCGTCCAAAAGCGCTCATTGCATGGAATGAAAAAACAGGAGAGGTAAAATCCGGGCAAACCAAAGCACCTAAGGGATTCGAGCATTGGCTTATCAAGCTCGATGGGGTAAGCGATGTACAGTTGGGCAGCAGTCACGGCTACGGCCGGGTAGAAATGGCCTACTACAATATGGCCGTAGATTGTGGTATTGACATCATGCCATCACGACTCCTGGAAGAGAACGGCAGAGCTCATTTTATGACGAAGCGTTTTGACCGTACAGGCGGTGAAACCAGGCATCATATACAATCTTTTTGTGCCTTAAAGCATTTCGACTACAACCTGGTGAACAGTTTTAGCTATGAGCAACTCTTTCAGTGTATGCGGGAGTTGAAACTGACTTATGCAGATGCGGAGCAAATGTTCAGAAGAATGGTGTTTAATGTGGTGGCAAGGAATTGTGATGACCACACCAGGAATTTTTCCTTTTTGTTGAAGCAAGGCGGCAAATGGGAGCTTGCCCCGGCCTATGACTTGTGTCATGCCTATCGGCCGGGTAGTGAATGGGTAAGTCAGCATGCTTTAAGCATCAATGGCAAGAGAAAGGATATTACAAAAGCAGACCTATTGGTCATTGGGAAATCCATTCGCTGTAAAAAAGCACCGGAGATTGTAGATGAGATCAACGACACTGTCAATCAATGGAAAAGATATGCAGATGAGGCAAAAGTGAAACCAACCTTACGTGATGAAATAGCTAAAACCCTGGTAAACCTTAAAAAATGAGATACAAGGGCAGGGCATGTGAAATGGTTGAAACGCTTGAATTCGGTGGTTCAGATAGCGATTTCGGAACTTTTCAAAAAAACGCCTCCGTCAGTTTCTCCCCTTTCGTTCTCATGCTTCCAGCCCCTAATCCATGCTATCGCACCACCCCCGGATTGATGTATCGATTGCTTGCAAAAGTCAGTGCAATGCATATATTTGTGCTGTGCTCATTGAGCTCCAAGCCAAATAAACCATGACTTAACCAAAAACCACCAACCCATGGATTACTTCGTAAAAGTTTTGAAGAATTATGCCACCTTCACAGGTCGCGCCCGCCGGAAAGAGTATTGGATGTATGTGTTGTTTTACATCTTGTTCTCCATCGGGGTTAACATCATTGACAATGTGCTTGGCACTACCGATCCCGAAAGCGGAGTGGGATACCTCGGAGGACTGTACAGTTTGGCGCTTTTAATTCCGAGCCTCGCAGTGGGTGCCCGGCGTTTGCACGATACAGGCAAAACCGGGTGGCTTATGCTCCTGGTCTTGATTCCTGTTATCGGGTGGATAGTGTTGTTGATTTTCTTTATCCAGGATAGCCAGCCCGGAGAGAACAAGTACGGTCCAAATCCCAAGGAGGGCGAAGTGGCGATTTAATGCTATACCATGCATTTTTGAGAAAGGGCTCCACCAGGCAGCCCTTTTTTCTTGTCCGGTTTGAATCGGCAGCGAGTGGGTGATTCAGGGGGAAACAATCAAGCCCCGGCGCGTATTCAGTTCGTGCTCATTACCTCTCCAGGGCAAACGCATGTAGAGTCTCCAGATGGCGTGCGTCAATGTGTTGAAGCGTGTTGTCTTTGTTGTCAGATATATCTTCCCGTTTTCTCGTTCAAGAGGTGTGAGGGTGATTTTAAGTTAGGCAGGGTTGGATTTTCGATTGACATTCAACATCATAGCGATCCTTGCGTCTCCCCACCCGCAGACGGCGGTTAAGCCTTTTAACCGCCTGCTGGTGGCAGGAAGGTGCAAAGTGCGCAAGTGATGTTTCAAATTCAGAATCACATCTCATTCTCATCAAAAATGTTCAGTGATAAATGCGTTTGCCCTGATTATCTCACTGCCTACCGCCTGCAACTTGTGAAGGTTTCCTAAGTTTGTGCTCAAATTACCGACCTATGAAAAAAGTGGCTTTGGTAACGGGTGTTACCGGTCAGGATGGAGCGTATCTCTCTGAACTGTTGTTGGAAAAAGAATACATCGTGCACGGAATTAAGCGCCGCAGCTCGTTGTTTAACACCGAAAGAGTTGACCACCTTTACCAGGATCAGCACGAAAACAATGTGAATTTTGTGCTGCACTACGGCGATATGACCGACAGCACCAACCTTATTCGCATCATACAGGAAGTGCAGCCCGATGAAATATACAACCTCGCTGCCCAAAGCCACGTGAAGGTGTCGTTCGAAACACCCGAATATACCGCCAACAGCGACGCGCTCGGTGCGCTGCGGATTTTAGAAGCCATTCGCATCCTCGGACTGGAGAAGAAAACACGTTTTTATCAGGCCTCCACTTCAGAACTTTATGGAAAGGTAATGGAAGTACCCCAAACCGAAAAAACACCCTTCTATCCTCGCAGCCCATATGGTGTGGCAAAGCTTTACGCCTTTTGGATTACCAAAAACTACCGCGAGGCATATGGCATGTACGCCTGCAACGGAATTCTGTTTAACCATGAAAGTCCGCTGCGCGGCGAAACCTTTGTAACCCGCAAAATCACCCGGGCGGTGGCGCGCATCAAGCTCGGAATGCAAAAGAAAATCTACCTCGGTAACCTCAACGCCAAACGCGACTGGGGCCATGCGCGAGACTACGTAGAGGGAATGTGGCTGATGCTTCAACAAGAAACCCCCGACGACTATGTACTTGCCACGGGCGAGACCTATCCGGTACGTCTATTCGCCGAAAAGGCCTTTGCAGAAGTGGGCATTGAGGTAGAATGGCAGGGCGAAGACGTGAATGAAAAAGGCATCAACAAGGCCAATGGCGAAGTGCTGGTAGAAGTGGACCCGCGCTATTTTCGCCCCACCGAGGTTGACCTCCTGGTGGGAGACCCCACGCGCGCCCGGGAAGAATTGGGCTGGAAACACCGCTATAACCTCGATATGCTGATCAAAGAGATGGTGGCCAGCGACCTCAAACTCTTTCAGCGCGATAAGTACCTGAGGGAAGGCGGTCATAATGTATTGAATTACAACGAGTAGGAGATGGAAAAAACCGCGAAAATCTATGTGGCCGGGCACCGCGGAATGGTAGGGTCGGCCATTGAGCGAAAACTGCGCGAGCAGGGATTCAACAACATTGTAACCCGCTCTTCTGCAGAACTGGATTTGCGCAATCAGCAAGCCGTTCACGATTTCTTTGCCGCCGAAAAGCCGCAATACGTTTTTCTGGCCGCTGCCAAAGTAGGAGGTATTCTGGCCAACAACTCTTACCGCGCCGAGTTTCTGTACGACAACCTGATGATTGAAGTAAACGTGATTCACGCTGCCTACGAAAGCGGTGTGAAAAAGCTCATGTTCCTCGGGTCGTCGTGCATCTATCCCAA
This genomic interval from Cryomorphaceae bacterium contains the following:
- a CDS encoding XRE family transcriptional regulator, which gives rise to MTDKSFKTFASMSDKTLTEYIGAFVRHHRMEQNKTQDELAKAAGISRSTLSLLERGETVTVTTLIQVLRVLDQLSVLSVFEVRETVSPLALVKLQKEKRQRARSKSAKDQHKEDTDW
- a CDS encoding type II toxin-antitoxin system HipA family toxin — encoded protein: MHVAEVKIWGKLAGAVAWDADNGLATFEYDPGFKRLGWDLAPLKMPVSDHRTQFSFPELRKDKNTAYDTFKGLPGLLADALPDKYGNQLINLWLAQQGRPQDSMNPVEMLCFIGTRGMGALEFAPTVLKENKRTFSIEMDSLVATAQKMLNQREAFTAHLHQDEEQAVLEILKIGTSAGGARPKALIAWNEKTGEVKSGQTKAPKGFEHWLIKLDGVSDVQLGSSHGYGRVEMAYYNMAVDCGIDIMPSRLLEENGRAHFMTKRFDRTGGETRHHIQSFCALKHFDYNLVNSFSYEQLFQCMRELKLTYADAEQMFRRMVFNVVARNCDDHTRNFSFLLKQGGKWELAPAYDLCHAYRPGSEWVSQHALSINGKRKDITKADLLVIGKSIRCKKAPEIVDEINDTVNQWKRYADEAKVKPTLRDEIAKTLVNLKK
- a CDS encoding DUF805 domain-containing protein, translated to MDYFVKVLKNYATFTGRARRKEYWMYVLFYILFSIGVNIIDNVLGTTDPESGVGYLGGLYSLALLIPSLAVGARRLHDTGKTGWLMLLVLIPVIGWIVLLIFFIQDSQPGENKYGPNPKEGEVAI
- the gmd gene encoding GDP-mannose 4,6-dehydratase; translated protein: MKKVALVTGVTGQDGAYLSELLLEKEYIVHGIKRRSSLFNTERVDHLYQDQHENNVNFVLHYGDMTDSTNLIRIIQEVQPDEIYNLAAQSHVKVSFETPEYTANSDALGALRILEAIRILGLEKKTRFYQASTSELYGKVMEVPQTEKTPFYPRSPYGVAKLYAFWITKNYREAYGMYACNGILFNHESPLRGETFVTRKITRAVARIKLGMQKKIYLGNLNAKRDWGHARDYVEGMWLMLQQETPDDYVLATGETYPVRLFAEKAFAEVGIEVEWQGEDVNEKGINKANGEVLVEVDPRYFRPTEVDLLVGDPTRAREELGWKHRYNLDMLIKEMVASDLKLFQRDKYLREGGHNVLNYNE